The sequence TGTTACAATCAAATAAATAACCTTAGTGGGACTACTACTGTACATGTTGACATTCATAGCTGTAGGCAATTGAGTCTTATTGAACCCacagacaacccccccccccccaccccccacccccgccCCCGAAGGGTTTTACTACTCGATCTTTGAAGATTTTAATGTGAGCACTTACTCATCCAGCACACAATGCATGGTTCAATGTTCAGAGTGATTGAGTTTCTACCATGATCCACTGGGTCAAACACCAACCCTCACCGACATGCTACTAGAACTCAACAGGGCCAATATGGCACTAATTATGACTTAAGGGGTAAAACACATGAGTACTGTAGACCTGGATCAAATATAAGTCAAATCCTTCCAAAAAATGGAAGTGCACTTGATTTAGCTTGACCGGTAGACTAGCCTACAATGAAGCCAATGTAATAATCCCAAAAGTGCCAACTTGGCCCACCTTGTATCTTGGTCAAACCACATAAGTGATGTGCACTTCAAGGGTTTCGGTGACAATTTTCACCTAGGTCTGGAGTACATGTAGGTCAGCGATCTACAtcaaaagggttccaaaatgaTTTTTTGCCTGTCCCCAGAGGAGAACCtttatgtagaaccctctgtggaaagggttctatctggaaacaaaaagggttcttcaaagggttctcctattgggacagccAAGTAACCCTTGTAGGTTCTAgacagcacctttttttctaagagcgtAGGGATGGAGTGAATTATCTGTTAAAGAAAAGGAATAGGAGAAAAACATCATTGACCAATGACCTTTGAGTAACATCTTGGACCCACTCCAAGCAGCAACCCCACAAGTTCATGGAATAGCGAGTACCAGACCTCATCTGGATGACTGCAATATGAAAGAAACATCATCACTGTACCTGTCTCCTTCCTATAACTCACAGTAAGGAGACATGACCGACAGGGTTTTTATGGCAATTCCAGACGAAGTAAATCAAAAGTGTCTAAGAGGGGTCGCTCTAGCTGAAAAGGTTAGCAATCTTCACATGAGATATGTCAGGTTTGGTGCAACAGGCCAGAAGGACTACAGATGTTGACACAATGTGTTTTTCTGAAGATGTAACGAAAAGACCTAGCAACTTCATTAAGGTCACTCACTATCACAGGAACCCAAGAGAGCAAACTTCATGACATATTATCAAACACAGTCTAAACTACATTACGACCTGTTAAAATGCTCAAATTACCAACCTATATTCACAATAGGACACAGGAGTTAGTTGCATTAGTAGCCTAAAATATTTGTATTTCACAATACTTAAAATGTCCTCCTGAGGAATAGGCCATAAACTTCCCTAGTTCCCTAGTTGAAGGGTGCCTAGGAGGGTGCTCACTAGCTGGAGGGGGGAAGTGATCTACATCTACACTGTGTGACAGGGATCATGATGCTTCTCCTTCCAGGCACTACTAACCCTGTGTCACGGCACAGTAGACTATAAAGATGTCAAACCACAGAACATGCCTGTCAAAAGGTTCTGCTTTCGAGAATGTTGAAGGAATGTTTTCTTGATAACTGCCTGGCTGGAATTGAAGTCCTGTGTTGCTCTGTTGGTAAGAGCAGGACACTAGCTAAAATCCAAGGTTGTGGCTTCAATTCCCACAGGGCTTACAAAGGCCTACActtacaaaaaaatgtatgcactgtactgtgctgtaagTCGATTTGGATGAAAGTGTCTGCTCAGTGGCGTGTAGTGTTATTATTATTCAGTGTGGTGCTGTGAAAGCCATGCTCTGGCACTGTGTGAgtgggtactgagtcagtgtctGGGCTCAGGCTGGGTGTCTGGGCCAGGCTGTTAAACCAACAGAGCCTGGCGGCAGGACCGATGACCAGCCCCGCCACCACCGACCAGGGAGTTTGGAGGGCGGCTTCCTGCCATCTCTCCTGGTGCAGCAAGTAAACATGCAACAGAGATAATGATTGAcaaacaacattagaccatataGAAAACAACTCCACGGAGGCGGCAGGCTCTGCTGGAGAGAAGGGGAATCTAACACAGGTTGTCTTGTCTTTCCATCAGTTGGGAGTTTGCACAGTCTATGATCCGTGAGGCCAAAACACCAAATAGTGTTATGACTAGACATGGGGGTGTGCTGCTCAACAGGGTCCATGTTCTATTGGAAACATTCTAAAGGTCTGTGTTCTTTCTGCAACATTCTAAATGTGCCATGTTCTATCTGCAAAATTCTCAAGGTTTCATGTTCTATCTGCAAGATTCTAAATGTTCTAATGAATAAGCCCTTGATAGGACTTGCAGTGGCATCCATGGTATTGAACTAAATAAATTCCACAAGGCCTGTCATTTAGGGAGATGTGAAGCTGCAGAGAAGCTGGTGTGTGACCTTTTCCCTTTTTTTACAGCATTTGCCTTGCAGCCTGTGTACAAGCACCAACGAGGCTTGGTTTTAAAACTGAAAATTACATTTGTCCGGCCTGAACTCTGGATGTTGAGTTTAATAAAAAAGAAGTGCTCAAAATGTACGAAACGTGACTTCAAAGTGTTACATGTATCTGCAGTAGCAAGCAGAACTCAGGAAATATAATTTTATGCCCTTGGGTGCTCATACATGAGTGGCCTGCGGGTATATGGTTTTCCTGAATCCGCCATAATTGGATCATTTGTTAAACACGTGGCAGTTTTCAGCTTAAAATTTGACTGGTTTGAGTGCTTCATGTGGTTGTATCAAGCCTTTTAGATGGGTACCTGATAGGCATGATGCTGGGATAGATATGTGAAACTGGGAAAGAGGTTGTTTTAAACATAGTTCATCTTGTATGATGGAGAGTCGTTACATTCATGAAAAAGAGCAACATGAAGTTAATTGAAGAAATGTCTGCCTTGGTATGCAAACTATTACAAAATAAGAGTTagtcagattctctctctccctctctgtgacagactgtctctgattgggagaaGTGATATCCAGTGAAGCGAATAGGATAGCAACTTAACAATCTTctatgtatctacagtatgtttgAATATGCCACAATATGCAGCTGTCCTGCCTTCCCCTAGGCTACTCTTCTCCTTTCCCATCCATcaagcacactctgctaaccctgatgtctttgccgtgtctgaatcctggctcaggaaggccaccaaaaattcagagatttccatacccaactataacatcttccgtcaagatagaactgccaaagggggaggagttgcagtctactgcagagatagcctgcaaagtaatgtcatactttccaggtccatacccaaacagttcgaactactaattttgaaaattactctctccagaaataagtctctcactgttgccagcctgctaccgacccctctcagctcccagctgtgccttggacaccatttgtgaattgatcgcgcCCCATCTagtttcagagtttgttctgttaggtgacaaATACACCttcgctgtcttcaaccaggatctcagcgatcactgcctcattgcctgtatccgctatggagccgcagtcaaacgaccacccctcatcactgtcaaacgctccctaaaacacttctgtgagcaggcctttctaatcgacctggcccgggtatcctggaaggacattgaccttatcccgtcagttgaggatgcctggtcattctttaaaagtaacttcctcaccattttagataagcatgctccgttcaaaaaatgacgaactaagaacagatacagccattggttcactccagacctgactgccctcgaccagcacaaaaacatcctgtggcggactgcaatagcatcgaatagtccccgcgatatgcaactgttcagggaagtcaggaaccaatacacgcagtcagtcaggaaagctaaggccagcttcttcaggcagaagtttgcatcctgtagctccaactccaaaaggttctgggacactgtgaagtccatggagaacaagagcacctcctcccagctgcccactgcactgaggctaggtaacacggtcaccaccgataaatccatgattatcgaaaacttcaacaagcatttctcaacggctggccatgccttccgcctggctactccaacctcggccaacagctccgccccccccgcagctcctcgcccaagcctctccaggttctcctttacccaaatccagatagcagatgttctgaaagagctgcaaaacctggacctgtataaatcagctgggcttgacaatctggaccctctatttctgaaactatccgccgctaTTGTCGCAACcgctattaccagcctgttcaacctctctttcagtcggctggccctcgctacatattcgtcgccagacccactggctccaggtcatctacaagtccatgctaggtaaagctccgccttacctcagttcactggtcacaatggcaacacccatccgtagcacacgctccagcaggtgtatctcactgatcatccctaaagccaacacctcatttggccgcctttcgttccagtactctgctgcctgtgactggaacgaattgcaaaaattgctgaagttggagacttttatcttcctcaccaacttcaaacatcagctatctgagcagctaaccgatcgctgcagctgtacatagtctattggtaaatagcccacctattttcacctacctcatccccacactgtttttatttatttacttttctgctcttttgcacaccaatatctctacctgtacatgaccatctgatcatgtatcactccagtgttaatctgcaaatttGTAAtgattcgcctacctcctcatgccttttgcacacattgtatatagacaccCCTTTTTTtatactatgttattgacttgttaattgtttactccatgtgtaactctgtgttgtctgttcacactgctatgctttatcttggccaggtcgcagttgcaaatgagaacttgttctcaactagcctacttggttaaataaaggtgaaattattattatttttttaaatcaaggaGAAGAATATAGCAAGCAACGTATCAAATAATAGTACCACTAACAGACAATCATTACAGCTCTTGTGCCATTAAGCAATGTTTAatttcaaaatcaaatacaattgtatttgtcatatgcttcataaacaacaggtgtagactaacagtgaaatgcttacttatgggcccttcacaacaatgcagagagaaaatagTGAAATAGACCTTTTTTTAATTAAAcgtctttattttttatataatatatttatataatatttacaatgacggcttacacataaaaatgtaataacatttataataaatacacaatgagtaacaataacctGGCAAttcatggggtaccagtaccgagtcgatgtgcaggggtacaaagCAATTGACGTTGATATGTATGGAATAAAGTGactaggatagataataaacagtagcaacaGAGTATGTAATGAGTCAAAAAAGCTAGTGCAACAAGCATCAATGCAGAAAGTCTGGgcagctatttggttaactatttaactaactatttagcagtcttatgatttgggtttagaagctgttcagggtcctgttggttcgagatttggtgcatcggtaccgcttgccgtgcggtagcagagagaacagtctgtgacttgggtggctggtgTCTTTGACTATTTTTATGCCCTTCCTCTGACCACGCCTAGCAGAGTGGTCCTGGTTGGCAGGTAGTAcggccccagtgacgtactgggccgtacccactgtcctctgtagcgccttgtggtcggatgccaagcagttgtcataccaagcggtgatgcagccagtcaagattaTGTCAATGGTCCAGCTGTATTAACTTTTTGAGTATCTGAGACCCCATGACAgttcttttcagcctcctgagggggaagaggcattgttaTGCCCTCTTCACATTTGTGttggtgtgtggaccatgatagatcctcaGTGATGTgaacactgaggaacttgaagttctccaaccagctccactacagcccccaaAACAGGTCTTCTATATAATGACTCGATTGAGAAATGAAACTCCTTTGAGAAAAGCACATACTGTCTGTGCAACTTCTACAGATGAGAACATTAGTTTGAATATTACACTAGTGTTGTTCACAGTCAATTGTATATCTCAGATTAAGTCAAGAATGCGAACCATTCATAGCTGTCAAAACATTTAGAGAGCATTTGTCAAAACAATGTGATAAACACAATCCCAACTCCACCCATGAATACATTCCTGTGATACAATAAAAGAAACAGAAAGTCTTGAAAGTTTACATTCAGTTATTGTGTGGGGAAACGTCACTTTTAGCTGATAAGTGTGTTGCTGAAGCTTATTTTAGTCCCCACCTCACCACTTGGTGGCAGGGTAGAGAAGTGTggttacagcagtacagtagctTGTGTTGAACATTTGTACCAACAGAGGGTACTATAACACAGCCATTTCAATTCAGATTTGAAATACAGTTTATATCAATTATCCTGAGAAAGTAACTTGGTTGAGATGTCAATAATGCACAGTTCAGTTGATGCTGATAATCTCAAACTCTATCATAGGTTATTTTAGGTTTATTTACAAAGATTGTTACAATGACTAAACACAGACAAGTTAAAGGCTTTTATTTTCAaaagaaagaaatagaaaaaaaactatacatatctATTTAGAACTGAGATATATAGAATAAAAAAGGCAACAAGACAATTGAGGTTCACATTGACAATGATCTGAATGAATAAGTGGATAGTGCTCATCCACTGGTGGCTAATTCAAACGGATAGTGCTGGGGGTATTCATGGATGACTTTCAGGGCTTCATTGTACAACTCCAAGTCTGAaaggaaaaaaaacacaaaaaacaaaTATTATATGCAAAAACATAgatctgtaaaaaaaaacaaagagaAGCCAATGTCTTTGGCAAGTTAAAAAGTTCACTCAGCAATATCACACCTTGGGGCAACATCATCAACAATAATTCAAATAAGACTACCACTACTGTTTCTCCCAAATCTGTGCTCTCCCTTGAGGTATGCTGCGCTGCCCACATTGGTAAGAGAGCATATTTTTTAAAGAGGTTGTTGGAGGAAGTCACTGTGTATAATGATGTAACTTTGCAGATTGTACCTTTGAGAACACATTCCCTTTTCCACAGGAGAGATGACATACTTACCGAAAGGAATGCCTTGGTCTTCTCTGAGCATGTTGTATGCGGAGGCCATTATTGCCCCTTTGTTGGACACTACAccaaccacctccaccaccccactcAGCTCCTCATCAAGCTGGGAAAGAGAAACAATGTTACATCAGGCAATGCACTAATAGCCATATTCCTTTGAAACTCAAGTACAATGTTCACTTTCAGTTTTGTGATGCCATGTTGTCATTGTCAGATCGTTTCATTTCTAATTCCTAGAAGACAGCTACTGTTCAGCTAGTCTACTGTAGTTGGCTGGTTAAGTCTTGTAACTGTACTCACTGGCTCGTTAAGTTCCACTGATGCACACTTCCCTTCTCCATCCGAAAGAGTGAATGATTTTCCAGTTGGATGGACCTGTCATAGACGATAACATAATTAATTGCGATTTAGTCATGCcaactagctagttagttataATTTCATTGCCATTTCTGGCTGTGTACCACCGCGACCCTTTCGTCAAGACGGCCATCCAATTTCTAGTGCTGAACTAACGTTAGGCCCAATAACAGCACTAACATATTACCTTCTCAACACGTCCAACGAAGCAAATCGCCCTGCTGATATATTGAGACAGCATAGAATGGTTTATTCTGGGTTTTGGTGACTCGAAAACTGCCATTTCGATAGATTTTGCGGAACACAACTTGAAATTCTAGCTACGATTGAGTAGAAAAAGCAGGCGATAGCGCGGGAAATACTTTGTTACGGCGACGTTTCCTCGTTGTTCTATGCTACATTCTTTCCCCGGACAGAAGCATATGTTAACTATCGTTCCTCATATTCATATTTAAATGTCACATGCACGGATAATTTCATATAAATAAAACTTCAATCATTTAAAGAGGAGTATAATATATAAACACCAGATTCAAAGCGCTAGATTGCGGTACAATCATGATAAAACTGATTAGAATAAAATAGTTCTCAACATTGTTTCTAAACGGACCATTTACAGAACAGGAATGACCGGAAACAGATAAGACAACAGCAACAACACACTGGTCAAGGACTAACTACACGAAATCGCATAGATAATCTAACAACAACAAAAGTGTATGTTTCTTTACTCGAATTTTTAACGAAAATAAAGACTGGTTGGGTAAGTAATTTGCTTTGTTTTGAAGAAAAcctagctaaccagctagctaactagACACTAAAGAACATTTAGCTAGTAGAGCATACGTGACATTTGATACTTTAGAAGTTGAAAGAAATCAAACTGAAAGTCACTCACTTGTATTCAGTTATGATATTGCGATCTGTGATCAACTTTCAGGCATACTCCTAGATTCTACATACCAAAGGATAAACACAACATTATTTATTTTGCATTTTCTCATTCCAAGTGCCGTGATGATGTTGCCATATGCTTGCTAACGTTTGTTTTTCTCGCCTTTGCAGACCCAGTAAGGAGTCAGTATGTTCAGTTTTTTCGGAAATCGTAATAAAGACTCTTCTAAGAAGTCATCGTCAGAGGGTGGTACAGATGGGTTCGTGATAATAGGTGAGAAACAAATAATCAAACGTCAACCTGCTGACTTTGTAAGAGTCAGACATTTGTATTTGCTTGATACTCAAAGTCTAGGTGTTCAACAGAACTTTGACGTTTCAGGTCGTCCTATTGCTCAGTAGACTCTGCTCAGTTCTGAAACGACCACATTTACCAAACATTTAACAAGTtgggcagaacacacacacataaagtaatGCTGTGATTTGTTATTGAATCCATGAAATGTGTGTATTCCACAATGCTCTACTGGTTGAACATTGTTGTTTCATAATTAAATGACCAGGCCTCTCCTGGTTGCCTATTGATATCACCCAGAACAATGCTGTGGGGATTGTGTGTCAGAGTTGCACACAATGACATGTTCAGTGCTACTGTATTATAAAATGGAATTTTAAATGTTTCAAAGCACTGTACACATTCAGTCAATAACATCAGTCTATATTTTTAGTTTATCttgttatttaaaaatatatatattaatcatTTTTGTCAATAAGACTAAATCCCGAACCTCTACTTTGTAACACTAGTAAATACTATAAGCTTAAAAAGTCCACATGTAATTTTAAAGCATTGAATAATGCCGTTCACCACTTCCACGAGATTGAAATGAACCTGAAATGAAAATAAGGAGTTGCTCAAAAAATAAGTTTCCTCGTGCTCATGGGCGTGGTGATAAGTCATAACAACAAATTAGCACATGTTTATCATTAAGTTCAAAATGATAATATAGGATTTCTACTTGCTTTATGAAGAAAAATCCTGCCAATTTTAAAGGTCAAAGGCAGAAACAACTTCCGTGGGTACCTTTCAAATTATAAGTCCAAAATAATAAAAATGTTATTGTTAGTCAGGaatctccctctttcctctaccAGGAAAGTGCAGTATTATTGGCTCTTTATCCCGTGGCTTTGATTGGGAGCGCTGCTGGTGGACCTGGATTCAAATAGTACTCAAAATAATTTCAAAGACTTTAGCTGGGCTAGATTGCGCTTGACTGGCACTATGGAACCAATAAAGTAGTCGCAAAAGTGCAAACGctgtccatctggcactccagacaGGCTAAAACTAACGCCAGAAGTAGTTAAagtgatttcaaatagtatttggacCCAGGTATGGCTTTTGATGAAGCAGTAGACACAGATGGTCAGGAGTTGTATGTTTCGCTTGGCAGACAGAAGAGAGCCAGTCTCAGAGGCAGCGTTTCTTCCCAGATAAAGGAGAAAGAGTCTGACTGAGCTCACAGATGTTTTAGTGTAAACCCTATGACTGTGCTCTGTTTAATCACATTCTCTGATTTAAAGatgccaatgtgtgtgtgtgtgtgtgtgtgtgtgtgtgtgtgtgtgtgtgtgtgtgtgtgtgtgtgtgtgtgtgtgtgtgtgtgtgtgtgtgtgtgtgtgtgtgtgtgtgtcgtaagGGAGGGATCAGTCAGATAGCTGATGAAACCAGGGAGTTTAAAAGGCAAATCACCAAAACGAAATTCATAGATTTACTCTGGGTGTAATCAATGTTGTTACAGAGTGCAAATCCAACAATGTAGGACTATGCTTCAGTCAGAGTTGGGGTAGTGGCTTTCAATTGAGGTACAGTTAGGTTAGTTTGTCCCGTTGCATTGAATGAATATTCAAAGATCATTTTCTGTGAGGATTATTttttattgatttaaaaaaaatagttttaactGTATCAAATATAAAGTGTAGCTACTTCTTTCCCTGAAATCTGCCATTACATTTGCCATCTGCACCACAGCCTCTTTCCACTTTTCGAGAATTCCTGGTACTGATGGCTCCAGACCAAAGGGAGCAGATGTTCTTACAAAGCTGATCTGTGGGGCTCAGTCTGTGTCCATATGGCAGGGGGCATATCATGTGCCACTCCACTACCCTTTCACTTCCCCAGCCAGCGGCCTGCCGGCTGGGTATGTTCGGGCCAGGGCTGGGCTGTGGGAGAGAACTAGCGGAAAATCCCAGTGGGCAGGGAATTGGGTGGCTGGCAGGCTGATCTTCTGTGGCCCTTCTCGCCTCCATCCACGTTTAGTTATTCAGACCAAGATAAATCCTCCTGGGGAAAGAGCAAGAAGGAGCAAGGCAGTGCAGTGAAAAAAGTCTTATTTTCAATTTTCTCAATGATGTTTCAACACTATAAGGTCGAAATAACactctgaaattgtgaaaattataatgcccttttagtgaaAGAGCTTTTTTTGTATGTAAAAATATACATATGTGTCAACACACCCACATGATCAGACTGAGCAATTCAATGGCAAAATGAAAATAAATGGTAAAAAGAGCAGGGGGGGGGTTATTTTAATTGAATAAACACACAGTAATTATATTAGACACACAGTCAGATTTAAAAAGAACATTTATAAAGACTGCATGGGGGCTTTAAGGGAAACAATCCGCCCCTGATGCTAGATGGAGGGATGGCTCACATTTGTCAGGGAGTCATGGAGTCTAATCTCATTTTACCTCAGAGGATTAGCAAATGAGCTATTACAATAACATCCTTTGACAAGGTTTGTATCCTACATCAGGCAAATATCTCCCCAGTCTAAGCTGT comes from Oncorhynchus gorbuscha isolate QuinsamMale2020 ecotype Even-year linkage group LG24, OgorEven_v1.0, whole genome shotgun sequence and encodes:
- the LOC124012654 gene encoding replication protein A 14 kDa subunit-like → MAVFESPKPRINHSMLSQYISRAICFVGRVEKVHPTGKSFTLSDGEGKCASVELNEPLDEELSGVVEVVGVVSNKGAIMASAYNMLREDQGIPFDLELYNEALKVIHEYPQHYPFELATSG